AGCATAGAGTAAGTTTTCTCACTGGTAACCTGGAAGGGATCTGCTTGTGCATAATGAAGATACTTGAATGGTTACAGTTGCAAGATTGGTATTGGTTGATGCCAGTTCTTGGTGGCTGGAGTCCCATTTCATCCTTTCTCTGCAAGTATCCCTTTTTTCTCATGCCAGCCACAACGCCTGGTTGTGATCTTCTCCATTCTCGTCCTGGTTGAGGGATCCAAATGTTGTCCTCTTTCTTGGGCttgcatttttcatctgctgtgaATGTCTGTGATCTATGCAGTTGAAAGTGCTGCTTGAAGATGTCATAGTATAAGATGGGCAATGTTTTGCTTGCTGTTCTGTTATCATTCACATCACACATCCTGTGATCTGACTGACAAACTTCACCTTCCTCTCCAGAATGTCAAATAATTTGAGATTGGTTCCTTATCCTGTCCCTTGGTGACAGGCAGGAAAGCATACCTGACTCTGAACTGCACTTCTAACTTGTTCTAGGTACAGTCCTGGGAAAGAAATAACATCTGAACAGGGCCATATTTTCACACTCCCTAGTAAATGAATTGATCTCTACCATTTGTTTCAACCTGTCCCCGTCACATCTCTTAAAGAAAGCCTACCTTCCTCTTAAGGGAAGCCATCTGTGCTTTTTTGACCCTGGAGGTCACTTCTTGGCTTTTTTATTACAGAGAATAATGATTTTCTCTCCAGCCTGTACCTCATCTACTAGCTTGCAGAAGCCAGCAAAAATTGGGTACTCTCCTTCGCTTGGAGGTCGGATGCCCCATGGGGAGTACCATCAGGTTGTTTGCCTTCGCTCTTCCATTTGCTGTTTCTCCTCATGGTTCTAGAGCTTGCTTAATAGCATAGAAGCCCTTTGTTACTTAAATCCCAACTCTCTCTGAGATTTGAAAGCCTTTGAACCCTGGTATAGCTGGCTGGCTTAGGCTGCTTTTTACCACAGATAGGTAGGCCATGAGCTCAGTTCCATGGTTGTGAGCTCAGATGGGTATTTTTGTCTTGATGCTTTCTATGTGGTAAAGTCCTTCGTCTTTAAAAGATTGTCATCTTTAATTGCTTATTTTGAAGCTTTGGGGAGTTTTAACAGACAAGCAAGGCAGCTAATATGTGTCAAAGGCAGCCTAGTTTCTCCCTCTAGAGCCCGTTGTAGGCAGTCCATCTTGTTCCTCTTGTGGGGTTTAAAAGGACCTGAGGTGGTGCAGCCTAGAAAAGGCTACAGTATGAGAAACACTGTGTTCAGGGCCACAGAAGTGAATAGGGCAGCCTTGTTGCATTTTGCTAGCCTGGTTccatctttccctctctcctctcctgtATTGCCTCAATGCCTTGAGGAGGCGGATGGCAATATCCTGAATGACTTTCAGTTCCTGTCTACCCTGTTCTAGTCGGCTATTGTCcctaaaagagaaagagacagttCGCTGTGAGACAGACTAGGGCCTTGAAGGTGATGAGCAGTACCTTGCTAAAGCAAGAGATGTCAGAAGCGCCCATGTGGCCAGATGAGTCCTGTTCTGTGAAGAAATACTGTGATTTAGGGGTCCGCCCACCCCTTTAttcttaaaaacagcaaaaaggcCACAGAGCCTTAATGCGACTGGCTGAGCCGAAAGCTCCCCCAGGCTAAATCAAACAGAGGGCTGTTTTTCCCTTGCGGACTGTTGTGCTTGGGCTGTAAAGCATAAAAAGTGGATAACTTCCTTTATTCACTCTCATCTCCAGTCACTCAACACAAAACCGTTTGAGTGCAAAACTATCCCGCCTTGGATGATTTTGAGGCCCTTCCTTTTATATAGAGAGAATGGATCTACTTTGCCATCTTGAATTCAGTTGCGCTGACTGTAACCAGACAGCTTGGCAGTTTTGTTCCTTATCCGGGGAGCACTGAGCTGTCCCACTTGGAAGGGAAGTTGCAGGTGGAAACTGCAGGAACGCCAaagttgaatctgtgtataatgtgtgtttgtgccttcttTAATTTTTCAGGTAGTGAGATGGCAATAGGCTTTGCTTGCAAAGAAGCTTCTGTTTTAAGGAACTTCTGTTTCCTCTtactaggaaaaaaaaatacgTGGGGATAGTTGGGAAAGCCTATCTCCTTTGAGCCAAACCATTTTCCCAGCAGCAGAGAGTGGGGCAGCTCAGCTTCAGATTCACATTTCCTGTCCTGAGATGTCACAAGCCAAGCACCATGTGTGGGCTCTATTCTTATTTTGCTAGAAAAAGCAGCTAAGTTGGCAAGAGGCCTACTAGGTTGCCTTCCTCTAAGCACATTGCGCCCTGAGCCGTGGAGTGGAACTTCTCTTCATTTCTCTGTTGTCTCTTAGCATTACTCCAGAGCCTTAGGTGAGGGGAGACCTAATAATTTCACCAGATGCTTCTACCATCTTATGATCCGCACACAGGCATCAATGGTTAGTTTTCATACTCCTGACATCCACAGTTTGCTTATAAATGTCTCTTAAGGCCCCCCTGCCCCTGTCCCCAGTGATAGACCAGTAATTTGGGGCAGGTTGTTCCCATAACTGTTGGCAGTCATAGTACACTGGTCAAACTGGGTTGGAGAAAAACCTTTTTAAGAATGCTGTGAAGTTGGCCTCTCAAAAACTATAAAGAGAACTGTCGGATTGAGTGGCACACCTTAAATGTTATGCAGACAGAAGGAAGGCAAATGAAATACACCCGCCCAAATCCCTGAATCACCATGGCTAGTGGTCATGCTGACTAGGAGTTTTTAGGAGCCATAATCCCCCAAAAGaaaattttcccaagctctactTTCTTTGGCTACGGCTTGTTTGATAGATGCTCGCGGGACCAAAATAATATTGGAACCTGCTGTGTTTATTCTGCCCAGtggggaaaaagaggaagccTGAGTAAATAGACTATTGTCTTACACAATCTTGGCTTAAGGCAAAAGGAAGGGTGTGCTTACATCTCAGTAGAATCCACAGCCATTCCAACCCCAAATTATAGGTTCATCACAAGAgcctggtagcatgagcttcacTTCACTGTGTGGTCATTTGTGCAAAATGAATGGCAAGatcattctttctctccccagCTCTGGCTGGCTGAGATCAGCCGTGTCTTAGAGGGAGGGATAGCTTGGGAGAGGAGTAGGCAATGTTTTGATGGGTCTGGCCTGGTCTACATGGGTCCTTTGCATTGATGTTGATGGGATGCCTCCCTGCCTTTTCAGTCTGCTCCCCCAAGTATAAGTGCTTTCTTTGAACAATCTGAGCAAGGGCTTTCCACCCTTGCAAGGCTACTTgcatgatctggtgccttgacTGCCTTGCAAAGATCTTTGGGGGATGAAAGGTGTGTCAGAGTTGTCTCCAACTTGAGGGGGGTGTCATAAAATCGGCACTGCTGCCGGCCACATCAGAGCCAACCTATTTGCATGGGTTTGGGGAAATTGGAGAGCTCAGATACAGAGCTTGAGAGACTTTGAACATGCTCTTTCTGCAAAAAGGCATGGAGAAGGCTATTTCATCCGGGATCCTCGCCTGCTCTACACAGTGCCTGCCAGCAGACTCTTTTTGCGGGAGACCTGCTGGCTGAGGAAGGTGGGAAAGATGGTCCCAGGAGGAATCAGATTTGCAGGGCCAGGCAGTGGGACTTGAAAGGGGCACATGCCCCCTTTCACTGGATATTTGATGTATTTGATCCAGGTTTACTGAACCTTACATCTGAAAACACAGCATCTGAGTTAAATGCAGGGGGGATCCAGGACCTGTGAACAGGCTGTTTTTTGGAACAAGGAGGTACCTTCCTGGAGTATCCCCATCATTTGTAGAAAGCAATTCTGGTGGAGGCTTTCGGGAGTCATTTTAAGAgcacttctttaaaaaatccaCCTTCCTAAGCAAGTTAGGGCAAATGTTGATGTATTATGCTAAGCTTGAGGGGGATATAGCATCTTTTGAACTAGCAAATCCGGTTATCACATGCTAGGAGAGGGGTGACCTCTCTCTTTACTGCACAGGCTGAACCCACTGGATCTTGTTCGGCTTCTTTTAGGTTGGATTTGAACCCCTGCTTGCTTAAGGAGGTATGGACATGCTTTCAAAGAGCTGATCTGAGGTCTAGCAGGGCAACCAGATGTGGAAGTGTTGAGGTGACAAGCCTGGGTCGGCTGGAGTCTCCTGACTTGGTGCCCGCTCTTCATCTGTAAGTTAGAAGTTAACACCTGGTTTTGTGAAAGGAGGATGGTATtcttaactgccctgactctctCTTGAATAATTTGTAGTGATTCTTTTccttactctgtgtgtgtgtttaagatcAAGCTTGGGCAAAGGGTGAGAAGCATAGATGTCTTACATCTGGTCACATTGCCTTGGCGAAAGGCTCTTTTTCCTAGGGAAGTGGGACGGGTGCGGGTGCGTTGCTTTTGGGTTCATTTCTCCTTCCCACCCCACTCtaccctgggttttttttttggtacatttAGCTGGTTTTTATTTGATACATTttgttgatgttttgtttttgtttttttcctcctctcaggATGTCTGGTTGAGGGAAATGATTCTGAAATCTACTGCCTGGCAGTTTTAGCCAGCAGTgtgttgaaaataaataaaatgaaattatattgtCACTCAAATGAACTggtgctttctttttttctctacaCGGTGTCTTTATGTCAGAGGAGATTGTAATAGCTTCAAGCCGTACGGAGCTGGAGGCTTCAACAGCATGGTAGCAGCTGGCCCAGGCCACCAGAGTTAATGTAAAACCCCATCCGCCAGGACAAGAATACCAGCATCCAAGCAACTGGGCTCTTGCGCTGATGACTCTCTTTGGTGTTCAGAATTGCTATGTTCCACTGAATTAACCAATGGCGGGTGGGATGGGACCACCTTGGGGTTTGTGGAATTGCCTGGAGGCTGTGCCTTTTTAATGTTTGAACAtgcatttccaatttctattctttttatttcttatagAATGGAGGAAGGGGATTTTGGGATTGGTAGCCTGGGGAGGTAGTCACCCTGTTCTGCCTGAGGCCACAACAGACGACAAAATGCCCatgattccataggctggagccaggGCAGgtcaagtggtgtcaacctggattgaaTTTTGCCATGTAGATGCACCAGGCCCATACCACTGCCTAGCTTTTGTTtgagatacagtcggcccttcttatacacaagttttttatacacggatttaagcatacacggtttaaaaatgttccaaaaaagtataaatttaccttgatgttccattttttataagggacaccattttgctatgtcattatatgtaatgggacttgagcatacacggattttgttatacacgggggatcttggaaccaaaccccagcgtataacaagggtccactgtatatggatagatatagatataatatttacagtccatatatatatatatatatacacacacacacacactgtcataaatacataaataatatctACAGtccatatatatattaaatgatatatacataatatatacataaataatatctagtccatatatatatatatatacacacacacacacacacatgcatacacagtgGACCCTacttatctgctggggtttggttccaggatcccccgtggatagcaaaatccgtggatgcttaagttccattaaatataatgacattgcaaaatagtgtcccttaaataaaatgggaaaatcaaggtttgacacttgaaatttatacttttttggaacattttcaaaccgtggataaaaaatccgtggataaggagggcctctctctctctctctctctctctctctctatatatatatatatatatatataaaatatctacTACAGTccgtatatatataatatgtataatataaGATATACATAAATAATATCTGCAGTccaggtacacacacacatatataatatacatcAATAATGTTTACATACATATCTACAgtccatacatatatatacacacacataaataatgATCTACGCTGTAAATCTGGACTGAGGGGCCGTTGCTCTACGGAGACCGACGAGCCCCGCATTCAAAACCTCAGTCAAGGGGATTGCGCATGCGCCTCGGGAAGCTTCCCTCACTGCCCGGCAACCTGCGTAGCCCCTCCCTCTCGCTCGGTGCGTCACGGCCGTGACGTCGCGGCCCTGGCCCCGTCCCCGGCTCCCATAGCTACCAGAGGAGGCGGCGGCCAtcttggcggcggcagcagcggcggggATGAGCGGCTCGAAGCCCCGCGTGGCGCCGGCGGGGGGCTCTGGCGCCGGGGCGCTGAGCCGCCTTCCAGGCCGGCGGGGCTCCGGAGACGCCTCCTCGCAAGTCGCCGGAGGGGCTCCGCTGAGGCCCACGGCCGCTTTGGCCCGGACGGAGGCAGAGCTGCTGGCCCTGGAGGCGGTGCGGCCGGAGCACGTCCTGGGCCTCAGCCGCGTCACGGAGAGTGAGTGGCCCCGGCCCCGGCCCCGGCGGGAGGGCGGGAAGGGCGCTTGGGAAGCGGGCCCTGAGAGCCTGCCATGGCGAGCAATGTGCATGCTCTAAGCCCCGCTGCTCTGGAGCGCTTGCCTGTTTCTGAGGCAGCCGCGGTGCTCAGGCTTTGCGGAGACTTCAGCTGGCAGCCTTCCTGGGCCATGGGCCTCCTCCTGAGGGGGACTTCGGGGCATTGCAGTCCCCGACATCGGGAGGCCCAAAGGCTGCCCTGGGAAGGCCTTGGCAGCCAGGGACGACgggcttttgggagctgtagtttagctcttggagcggaggaggaggcgccatGAGCcgccttcctgtggaatcctgggggctTAGTGAGAAACTGGATCTcacccaaaactacaaatcccaggactgccTCGGATGGGACCGGGGCAGTTCAAGTGTCTCTAGCCGTCGAATGTGTCGGAGGCCCTTAGTCCGCCTGGGTTAGTGCTgccttcctcctttgtcctcctcctctaggCCTCTCCTTGGCCCCCAAAGAGCACCCCAAAGCCCAGCAAAAGCCAAGGATGCcggccaggaaagcctttgacttcttcCCTTTGCCTCTTAGGTTATCTCTGCCGACCGGAGGACAATGTCTACAACATCGACTTCACCAAGTTCAAGATCCGGGACCTAGAAACGGGGACAGTGCTTTTTGAAATTGCCAAACCTTCAGCTTTAGGTACTGTATATAGTTGGATAAATCCAGGGGCAGCTCTTGGGGCCCAGAGCTTGGCATTTGGATATGGCCTGTGGTTATCAAGGGGCACGAAAGAGGTTGTAAAGGacggagcaaaggaaaacagtgcccaAGAACGTACACAATTCTGACcctaaagcctggatggatgaaGAAGGAACGCCTTTGAAGGGAAGTccagtgcttacattgacccatggataagttgacccaggttttggggacCAAGTTTGGGCTAACTTTCTAGACTTCAACATGAGAATATACAGTAGGTTCATCAGGAAGATCTAGGAAGGCGGAGGTGCTGTGCAGCACCAGACTGAACGATTCTATCTCCATGTATAAACCAGCGCATAGCTTGAGATTTGCAAAGACAAGGAAGATTTTATGGGGAAAGGCTGATTTTTTCCACTAGGACTTTCTTCTGCAGAGGCCTCATTGAAGCAGTCTACTCCAGTGAGGCGTGCGCagaggaatctgggtgggttctGCCTGGCAAGTTCAACTTCTTTTCTGGGTGCTGTTGAGAGTGGGCCAGGGAAGGAGACACATATGAACTGGCCTTTCGGCATGTTTTTTCGTACTATGTCAGGTTTTTCTTCTTATGTGGGGGATGTCATATAGCGCTATCCGTTGCTGCTCCTGCCTACATAACCTGCATCTCCACCCGATCTAAATCTGGCTGCATTGTAGCTCAGTCACTATCTTCGTAGCGCCTCAGGAGGCTGTGAGGGGGCTGGGTTGAAAAGCAGACTGGAGCTGTCAGCACTCTGGTTGGAAAGTCTgtacttagaatcacagagttggaagagaccccaagggccatccagtccaacccattctgccatgcaggaaatctcaatcaaagcacccccattgacagatggctatccagcctctgcttaaagacctccaataccactacactccaagggagtttgttccactgtcaaacagcccttactgtcaggaagttcctcctaatgttgaagtgggttctcttttcctggagcttgcatccattgctccatatcgtattctctggagcagcagaaaacaagcttgctccctcctcaatatgacatcccttcaagtattgaaacagggctctcatatcaccccttaaccttctcttctccaggctaaatatccccagctccctaaggcgttcctcatagggcacggtttccagacccttcaccattttggtcgccctcctttggacacatggctccagtttctccacatcctttttgaattgtggtacccagaactgaatacaatattccaggtggggcctgaccaaagcagaatagagtggcactgttacttcccttgatcagaaAGATGTGTGTATATTCTACTACTTAACCTCTTTAATGATCAATTCTTGCAGAGCCAGAGGAGGATGACAATGATGTTGGAGAGATAGACACCAGTGCCGGGCGTTTTGTTCGCTATCAGTTCACTCCTGCTTTTCTGCGCCTCCGGACTGTTGGTGCAACGTGAGTATGTTGCTCATGGCATAGGGAGGAGGAAAGGCTGCAGCTGGCaatgccagccccccccccccatagtcaGATGATTCACAGCTGGTGACTAGTAGGCTGAGCAGTTTGAAAAGAACGTGTTAGAGAAATAGAAAGTCTAAATTGCACCTGGACCTCAGGGTAgtctgtgctttaaaaaaaagatagataaATTGTTCTTGTAAAATTAATAGCACTTTAATTTGATAGcaggtttaattgtgttttattttttcagcCATCAGGCCTTTAGCTTTATCTTGTTTTAGCCTTGTTGTAAGCCATGTTAGgtcccatgtcaggagaaaggagggaaataaataaatcagctaaatgataaaattattttgcaaaaaaTTATCCTGCTTAGTtagaacagggacgtagccggggggggggtccggggggcccggcccccccccttccattagaaaaatgaatggtgtgtgctgctgcaccgccgcactcaagccccattataatggtggcacttagtctggaccccccccccccttcctaaaatcctagctacatccctggttaGAAGGAGTGGGGAGCTATTCCCATCCTACCCTGTATCACTGGAAATATTCTTCACCCTCTGATACCTAAATAAGCATTGCCCTTACGAACTGGGATCATTTATTCTAAAGCTGAAGCTTTTGGGAATTGGAATCACCATTGATATACAGCTTGTTGGTGATCCTGTGGGATATTTGCAGCTCTGTTTAGTTTGGGTGTCACTTTCAGGGCTGAGTTTTTGCAGAACCCCCGTGTCACCTTTCCTGTCTTGTGTGGCTTGAGGCAATACTATTGAAAGTGGTGGTCTCTGGACCAGTGtcagtccctgagccattggctgccagtccccaACATAATGGAAACTAGTAATTGCTGGTCCCACACATCAGCACAAGCTTAAGAGGCTAtcttgactgactgactgactgactaaaATAGGATGGGTGTTCTTTTCCTACCTTCCCTTTCTCTGCAGCGTGGAGTTCACTGTGGGAGACAAGCCTGTATCAAACTTCCGCATGATTGAGAGACATTATTTCCGAGACCGGCTTCTCAAGAACTTTGACTTTGATTTTGGCTTCTGTATCCCCAGCAGCAGGAATACCTGTGAGCACATCTATGAGTTTCCCCAGCTATCAGAGGACCTCAGTAAGTATTTTCTTTTGTAGGGGTTTCTGGGGCTATCTCAAGCCACAGGAGTCCAGTACTTCTGGAGGGACCAAGAAACTTCACAAACTGGGCCAGTTGTCACCAGGTAGTGGGAGCGCAGCATAAccaggaaggaaaaatgaaaacaacGCTCTTCCAGTATATAAAGTTGGGCTGGGGGAACAATTCCAAAAAGACCCAGATGCCTATTTGGGCTGACCACATCCTGGTTCTCAACAGGAAACAGCGATGGAGAAACAACCTTTGTTCCTACCAACCGTAATTTTCAAAGCTTGCTTATGCAAATCCATCACCGCTTCATACGATGATGGCCAAAAGGTGTTGGTAGTACTGAGCCCTGGACCGCTGGGGAGAAAAGTTAGCACTTGAATGCTATGGAGCACCACAAAGACTTTTGATGGCTCTtgtgggagacaggatgctggaCCAGAGGGATTCTCTAGCTGCCTTTCTGAGCTCGGGGAGGGGGATTTCTGAATTGAATGGTCTGGTTTTCATCCTACTTGAGCAAGCTGTTGGCTGGTCTTGGGTCTCTACTGGTGGGCCACGTTGTATGTCTGAGGCTAACTGCaccttttctctctcctgttcCACACAGTCCGTCTGATGGTTGACAACCCCTACGAGACCCGCTCAGACAGTTTCTACTTTGTAGACAACAAGCTGATCATGCACAATAAGGCTGACTACGCCTACAATGGGGGCCAGTAGCCATTGCAGTTGCATCTGTTGGACACTGCACTACTGCTAGTTATCCTGAGCGTGCAGGAGAAGAGCTGAAAAGCCATTCCCGACTCCCAAGTCCACTTCTGGAACATTCCGCAAGGCTCAAGGAGTAATGTTGAAGGGGCTGATATGACGACGTATGTGAGAGTAAAGGAGATATCCTTGCAAGTCTGTCCTTTCCAACATTGTTCTTTCCTCAGCCTCTGCTTAGTTTTCGTTGGTATCCTGGTCAGTTAACAGGTCAGGCTATCTGTGAAATGCTAACTGGAGTAGCAGTTCTTATAGTCAACAATCTTGGCCAGTATTTTTTGTGTGCTCTTCTCACTCCCTAATTCCTCCCGTCTCCCTTGAGATCAGGGAGCACAGTTCCACGGAATGCAGCTGTTGCCTTAAGTAGCCAATGAAATGTAGATAGCAGTCCCCCATCAAGAGGGACAAAGTAGGGCTGGTCAGTCATTTTGGCAACATCATTGGTTCAGCTTGTTTGGCTGGCTGGAAGTGTGACATGAtacaacaaacttttaaaaacggGAAGGACTTTGAAATGAGGGGATCCAGGTTGCAGATGGACTGGACTGCTTGTGAAGTCATGGATATAGCTGTATTGGTCACCCCTGACGGTGGCTAACCTTCTGTGCATCTCACTAACTTGGACTGTGGCTCTGTGTGAGATCTTTGAAAGGTCAAAGGCTGTTTCTGTCTAATAGTTGCAGGGAGGCTGTGACCAGTGTTTTCGCCTGCTCCATCTTGCCTCTTGACTTCTGTGTCAGTTTTGCTCTTGCCTGGGAGGTGGGTGCATGGAAAATGTAGGTAAGCATTTCTGGGAACCTGGAGTTGCCGGAGGAAAGTACCAAAGCACAGAACTGGAGTTTTCTTCTGTGCATGTTGGAAACACAATAAAACCTCAATGGTATTACTGGTATTACCAGCCTGGGTTACTTGGGCTGGCGCTTCAGCTCATGCCACTGTCAAACTGGTCTATGAGAAATAGCCTTTCTACTTGACCTTcagttaaaagaaaggaaataaggcACTCTTAAACCATGTAGCTCTGGGCTTTTTTCCTCTGCTTTTCCTGTTTCATTGGCTCTGTTGAAATAGATAATACAAGAATCCAGCTAGCTTTTGCTATTGAGATACAGCATTTCCTGTTGGTTAGGACCACATAGTTCTGTTGGCTCTGTGAGCAGACAAATGGATGACTTCTTGAGTCGGTGAGATGGGCGTCTTGCCCTCATAGCTGCCATATGTGATCACCCCCCTTCCCAGTCCAAATCTTGCCTTGCTCCCAAGCAAGATTCTGTTTCCTACACCAGAGGAAAACTATCTGTTGGAATGCACCAGGATCAAGGCCCTTGTGATCAGCTGCTGGCTATGCCATCTGGTGATCTGTCTCAGAGGCTGCTTCAGTAAAAAGCAGACTGCACCAGAGAAGTGTTATAGGCTCTTGAGACCAGCCCTTGGGGGTGGGGGTAGTCTGCACTTTCCAAAGAAATACATCTCTGAGCAGCAGGGGGAGATGGCAGCAGTGACCAAAAGAAAGCCCAagcttggttttattttaaattgtcaaGGTTGGGcattctgttgttgctgtgtacctccatgccattttttacttatggtgaccctatcgtggtttgtttttgttttttgccattctgagagagagtgagttgcccagggtcacccagtgggttttcatgcttgagcagggatttgaaccctggaccaatggaccaatgctcaaaccactatgccacactggctctcagggcaTTCTAAGCATCCCAAAATGTTGGGGGTGTAATGGAGACTGAAAGAGGCAGAGTTTCATGTGTGtagtccctccccccccaaatgtgGTCTGAAGTGAGGGTGCCTCGTGCGCTTCTTCCACATCCTTCACTGTGATCCAGTCATCTGAATGATGACAATACCCGTTTTGCTGCAGCCTCCTTGCTGGTCGCTACAAAAAGGTGCCTTTTATCCTTGCATCCAGGACTGCATAAAAGGAGCACAGAAAGTTGTCGTTCCTCATTCCCCAAGAGGCTGAGGAATCGAACATGGTTAAACACCAGGTGCCTTTTCAGTGTCCTTCTGTGTTGCTCAGGCTTCTACCTGCAATGATCTCCCTGCTTCCAGCAATCCCAGATGCAATGGGGCAGCCTTGGCCAGGGGTAGGTACTGTACTGTTTTCTGTTCACACAGGAGCTACATGTGTCCTTCAGGACAATGGTTGCTGAGCCACCTGTCTCTTAGCAATAAGAAACCCTCCaaacagaaatggaaatatgaGGGGGGTCCTTGCTTGTGAAATCATACTGGTTACTTCTTTGCTGGACCAAACGTTTCAAAGGGAGCAGGCAGTCTCCTGATGCCTTGGATAACATGAGCCTGGGTGCCACTTTGACACTCTTTGAGACACTTGTGTCATAAGGGGATGCTGGATTGCCCTTTGCTTTTTATTCCAGGACCTGTAGGATTGGTAGGGCTGGTCTGAAAACTGGTGTTTCTTGAACAAAGTTGGTCCTCCTGTCATGCTGGCAGCATCTCCAGCTGAAGAGAGGTGGGCTCTCTTTTGTCCATGTCAACCAAAGTGTTTGCAAAGGGGAAGCTGGTGGAAGGATAGCATCCGTCCAAAGAAGGAGGTGTTGAAGCCTATAACAGAGGAATGAGCCAATTTTCAAGCAGTGCTCCCTCTTTGGTAACGCTTCCTACCCACTCCTTTGCATAAGACTTGGTGATGGCCTCTGGTACCTTAGGCCTGTGGCTGAGGAAATCTAGACCAAAGTGTCAGCCTCCCTGCTTTGGCTTTAAATCTGTTGTGTCCTCCTTGCGTGTGTTTCCTTCTCATCTCACTAgagacattaaaaacaaaacca
This genomic interval from Sceloporus undulatus isolate JIND9_A2432 ecotype Alabama chromosome 10, SceUnd_v1.1, whole genome shotgun sequence contains the following:
- the UNC119B gene encoding protein unc-119 homolog B, producing the protein MSGSKPRVAPAGGSGAGALSRLPGRRGSGDASSQVAGGAPLRPTAALARTEAELLALEAVRPEHVLGLSRVTESYLCRPEDNVYNIDFTKFKIRDLETGTVLFEIAKPSALEPEEDDNDVGEIDTSAGRFVRYQFTPAFLRLRTVGATVEFTVGDKPVSNFRMIERHYFRDRLLKNFDFDFGFCIPSSRNTCEHIYEFPQLSEDLIRLMVDNPYETRSDSFYFVDNKLIMHNKADYAYNGGQ